Genomic window (Zymoseptoria tritici IPO323 chromosome 1, whole genome shotgun sequence):
AGTTCACCCTGGTGCCAATTTCATCGTCAAGGGACGGGATGGTCGAAGAGTGGTCCTCCGCATGGTGGGTCTCAAGGGAGATCTGAAAAAAGTCGCAGATCAGCTCGAGATTGGAGATACTGTTGAACGACATCTGGAAGATGGAGATATCGTCCTGTTCAACCGTCAGCCCTCTCTCCACAAGCTCTCCATCCTGTCACATCGAGCCAAGATTCGACCTTGGAGGACATTCCGACTCAACGAGTGTGTCTGCAATCCTTACAACGCCGATTTCGACGGTGACGAGATGAATTTGCACGTCCCGCAGACGGAAGAAGCACGAACAGAAGCCACTGAGCTGATGGGCGTGAAGCACAATTTGGCCACTCCCAAGAACGGAACCCCAATCATTGCCGCTATTCAAGACTTCATCACGGGAGCATTTCTCATCAGTCGGAAGGACCAGTTCTTCAACCGACGCCAATTCAACCAAGCGGTCACATTCATGTACGACGGATTACAAGTCAAGGATCCACTCACCGGTGAAACGCACAACATCGAGATCCCGGCGCCAGCCATTTGGAAGCCGCAGACACTCTGGACTGGCAAGCAGATCTGGGACGTTCTGATGAAGCCGCACAGACACTATCCCGTCAATGTCAATCTTGAAGCCAAGCTCAAGTCATTCGCACCCCCGAAGCGAAAAGGTGACATCGATGACATGGTCGATTCGGACTCCTACCTGGTCATTCGAAACAGTGTGACCATGTGTGGTGGGTTCGACAAGGCGACAGTTGGTGATGGCAAGAAGACCAGTGTCTTCTACGTGATCATGAGAGATTTCGGCGTCGACTATGCTGCAGCTGCCATGACGCGACTTGCCAAACTGTCTGCTCGATGGCTGGGCGAGCAAGGCTTCTCCATTGGCATTAGTGATGTCTATCCCAGCGACAAGCTGAATCTGCGGAAGAAGGAACTCGTCGACGCCGCATATCGGCAGTGTGACGAAATCATCGACAAGTTCAAGAAGGGCCAGCTTGAACGAAGCGCTGGGTGCGACGAGGAGCAGACCATGGAGATTCTCATGTCTGGTATTCTGAGCGCAGTCCGACAGCAGTGCGGTGACGCTTGCTTCGCCGAGCTGAGCAAGTTCAACGCACCTTTGACCATGGCGAAATGTGGGTCCAAAGGATCCAACATCAACGTCTCGCAGATGGTGGCGGCCGTCGGACAGCAGATTATTGGAGGCAAACGTGTCCTGGATGGCTTCCAAGATCGCACACTGCCGCACTTTCCCAAAGCGAGTCGCGATCCGCTCGCCAAAGGTTTCGTCGTCGACAGTTTCTTCAGCGGTCTCAGCCCGACTGAGTTCATCTTCCACGCCATGTCTGGAAGAGAAGGTCTGGTCGATACCGCTGTCAAGACCGCCGAGACGGGCTACATGTCTCGTCGGTTGATGAAGAGTTTGGAAGATCTGAGCGCGCAGTACGACTTGACAGTTCGAAACTCTTCATCCGGCGTCGTGCAGATGAAGTTTGGTGATGACGGTCTCGATCCGGTGGACATGGAGGGCAATGCGAAGCCGGTCAACTTCGATCGTACCTGGATGCATGCCATCACCAGCACCTGGGACAACTCCGAGCGCGGTCTGACTCAGAATGAGATCGAAGAGATGGTCCACGAGACTCTCGACAAGGAGCGCGCCAAGCTGGTCAGAATCACTGACGATGGTTTACCTCTGCCCTACAAGGATGCCACTCCAAAATCGACTGATCAGCTGGAATACAGCAGGACCTTCCTCGACGATGTGACGAACTACATCTTCAAACATGTTCGCAAGCTGGTCAGCTCGCAACATCGACACCGCGGCAGTGACGATGTCTTCAAGCTGTCCCAGTCAGCGCTGGAATGCTTCCTCTACCTCTGTTTGAGGAAGTTTGAAAAGTCCAAGGTCGAAGCCGGCCACGCTGTCGGAGCTGTCGGAGCACAGTCCATCGGTGAGCCTGGTACCCAAATGACCTTGAAGACTTTCCATTTCGCCGGTGTCGCCGGCATGTCCATCACACAAGGTGTACCTCGTATCAAGGAGATCATCAACGCCAGCAAGTCCATCAGCACACCCGTCATCACCTGCGCCCTCGACTCGCCCTACGAAGAAATGGCAGGCCGCTTCGCCAAAGCACTGATCGAAAAGACCTACCTCGGCGACATTGTCGACTACATCGAAGACGTCTGGCACGCCCACGGCTGCTACATCAACATGCGCGTGAACTGGGAACAAGTCGAGAACCTCGGTCTCCGCATCACAATGTGGCACATCACCGAAGCCATCAACCGCTCCAAGGGTTTCAAATCGATGGGTGTGTCTGCCAGCGCTTCCGAATCCCACATCCGCGTCCGCCTCACCCTCCCCGACAGCTCCAAACTCCGCAAAGCCGCCGCGACCAAACATCTCCGCTTctccgacaacgacgactccGAAGTCCTCTTTATGCAAATCCACACTCTCAAACGCAAACTCCCCGCCGTGGTTGTGAAAGGCTACCCCGACGCGGCCCGCGCCATCATGAAAAAGGACGACAAAGCCGACGCCTCCGGCCGCGAACCCATCTCCGTGCTCGTCGAAGGCTACGGCTTGAAAGCCTGTATGACCACCGATGGCGTGGACGGATACCGCACGAAATCCAACAACGTCATGGAATGCAAAGACGTGCTCGGCATCGAAGCCGCGAGAAAGACCATCATCGACGAAATCTCCGCCGTCATGGGCGGTATGGACATTGATCCTCGACACATGCAACTCCTCGCGGACGTGATGACGTACAAAGGCGAAGTGTTGGGCATCACGCGCTTCGGGCtggcgaagatgagggaCTCGGTGCTACAGCTCGCGTCGTTTGAGAAGACGCCTGACCATCTGTTtgaggcggcggcgaagatgaagaaggatgACATCGAGGGTGTGAGTGAGTGTATCATCATGGGTCAGGTGATGGGTGTGGGAACCGGAGCGATGAAGGTTGTGAGACCGCTGCATTTGACTGGAGAGGTGAATCATGTGGGGAATATTACGTTCAAGGGAGAGGTCAAGGCGGggttggcggcgaggaaggagagggcgagggagaggagggagaagttgTTTGGTAGGGAGGGGGTGAATGGACATGCTGCTGTTGGTGCGCCGGTGGCTGTTGGAGCGTGAGGAAAATTTGGAGGCTGACAAGAGTGGtgatgtcgaggtcgagcGATTTGAAAGCAGGAAATTGCGAACGCAACGACATTGGAACTATGATGCCATGTTGAATTGTGTGCTCTGCCAGACCCGTTTCGAGAACCCCTTTCCAACCTCGTCCCTCCTTCAAAGCTCATCACCACTCTTcccctccatcatcgcctccTCACAATCCTCCGTCATCTCGTCCATCTCATGCAACATCATCTCCCGCTTCTGGTACACTTCGACTGGCTTGTTCTCCGCGCGAGCACTCAGTTCGATGTCAGTGTCGAGGGTGGAGACGTGGTCGTATTGGTGGCGAGGGAGCTGGGAGCGTGGGCGGTTAGTTCTCTTGATTTCCATGATGATGAAGGAGGGTTGAGACTTACTGCGAATGCCAATGCGGCGAGCGTGAGGAGGGTGAAGGAGAGCTTCATTTTTGGCTGGGGCTGCGATGGTGATGGGATCGATGTTCGCTTTGTGGATTGAAGGATCTGAGGCTGTTCTCGGAGATGCCCATGGGGTTATGTATATATGCTATTGAGGGACGGAAATCAACGCGATCTTGAAACAAGATATGTTTGCTACATTGCTCGTACAGAGAGGACGGGTGACGACAAATATTTGACAAGTGTGCTCGTGCGAGGGCACAAGTGACGGTAGGTTGGTGTACTGTCATGAACACGTCGAATTGATATCGTGAGGACTGAAACTCCGGGTTGACAGAAGAGCACAGTGAACTGTTGGACGGTGATCGTTCGACCGCAAATTTCGAAATGGATTGTACAAGTGCGGAGGACAATGTGATGCGAGTGTCGATCAAGATCCAATATCATGATCTTATCGTTTTGGATGCTGCTCCCAATCTGTTCGTTCTGGCCATCGCGCGTCTTGTCTTTCGTAGAGTCTCCCGCCGGTCATACGCACCTAAGCACCCTGATATGGATGTCCTCGTGTCTAGTCTGTGCAATCTACCATGCAAATCCTTCTGGGCATAACAGCCTCATCACGCCGTGTTCTCGTTGATTGTAAATCCTCTGCAAAACATAGCCACGTCAGCAAAGCCTCCAACCTCAAGAATAAGAACACAACTCACCCATCAACCACCAAATTATGCCCATTCACCAAACTCATCCTCGGCGTACTCAGCAACACCACCACATCGCCCACCTCGTCAAACGTCGCATTCCGTCCCTGTCGCCTCTCGTACTCCTTGATGACATCGTCCGTGACCTCGCCGTTGGCCATGGGCGTCTTCAACAAGTCTGTACGCAGGAATCCGGGGGAGACGCAGTTGACGCGGATGTTGTGGCCGCGGGCTTCGAGGGCGGCCTAGAGGGAGATCCGTTAGTCGCGAAGATGTTGAGTGGTGGGGGTGGACGCACTGTTTTGGTGATGCCAACGACACCGTGTTTCGCCGTTGTGTAGCCGCTTGTGCCGGCTCCAGCTTGGATGGAGTTGACGGAAGCACAATTGACGATGGAGCCGAGTTGAGGAATACGTCCTTGTTCGCTACGAGGTTCTTTCGTCAGACAGTGTCTCGACTCACACACGCACTGCCAGCACTTCTGTGCAAACTTACACATCAATCGAATCCTGCTTGATCATCTGCTTGAGCTGCAACTTGGTACAGATCCACACGCCGATGAGGTTGACGTTGATGACTCTGCTgaagtcttcgatcgaggTGTCCCAGCTCATGTTGAGCGATCCGAGAATGCCGGCGAAGTTTCTGTGTGATGCGGTCGATCAGTCTCAACTCCGAGTTCGACGGCGAAGTGCCACTCACGCAGTATAATCGATACGCCCGAACGCCTCGACGGTCTCAGCAATAGCCCGCTCCACGTCCGCTTCCTTGGTGACATCCGCACGAATAGTGATACACTGCAACCCATCACCCTTGTCAGCACGAAGTCATCCTTCGACTCGATTCCCGGGCAAACCTCACCTTCGTGCCAtacttctccacctccgcttTTCCCGCCTCCAACGCTTTATCGTCTAAGATATCCACCAAAGCGATACCTTTCGCTCCTTCCCGGGCATAGGACACAGCGATGGCGTTGCCTAGACCTCGTGCTCCGCCGGTGATGAAGGCTATGCCGGGAGCGAGAGGGCCGGAGCGGAGTTGGCTAGACATTGTGGATGTGATGGAGAAGTGCTGAGTATAGGTgtgaggaagatgatggagatgCCGCTTTGATCCGTGAAAGATGCTGTGCTGCGCTGTGCTGTCCTGTTGTCGGCAGTATCAAGTCACCTGTTTCCCTATAGGACCCACGGGCGATCGCACTTCTGAGCAAGCACCTCCTCATCATTCTGCTGCGCTCCCCTCTTCGAGCACCCAGGCCAAGACCTCGGTTCATCCACTTTACTCCGGCATTTCTGTCCTACCATGTTTGGTATGACCAGTACAGACGAGGCGACGCTGTTGATGATGGTATTATTAAGCATTCAAGACAAGATTGCAAGAGACTGAGATGGTGAGATCTTCGATGACCAAAACATCCAACACCAGCTCGAGCAACACCGGCTCATCCACGGCAACTCCACGGCCCCCACACAACATCGCAccttcaccaccaccccgACGATCTCCACCACAAGTCATCAACGCAAACCCCATCGCGACAAGCATCTTTCCCTGCTCACCACGCGAGGAGTTCCTCCGCCATTGAATCGGAGAGCAGTCCGCGAACCAGGATCAGAGGTGATTGGTTGGTCAAGCAAGTCAAGGGATCGAAAACGAAGCTATACCCCGCAGTTTTGGGTGCAGATCTGGGGTATACGCGAGTGAGCTTGATCGTCAGCAGCATCATCATTGGCACGAGATAGGAGGAGAGGTTGGGCTGGATTGGAGAGCATAAGGTAGAGGTGGTCGTCACGGAGCTCTCTacctcctctctccctcttctcttctcttctgTAGACTCATAAGCATTGAAGCACGAGACTTCTATTCCATCCACCAGTCTCAAATAATCATCGAAGCAACCCTTCACCAACGATCAGCCAACCTCAAAACAACATACCAATAATGTCCTCCCCAACCGACACCactcccctccccctccccgACGCCAAaccttcctctcccaccaccaccaccgcggGAACCCCCTGGCAAGACCGCCGCGGCATGTTTCAACGCGGCAAAGAAGTCCACGAACCCGCTCGTCGGCCCTCGCAATCCTacggaggagcaggagggaCCGCCGTCCTCGACGCCATGCGCCGCGCTTCCACCGCTTCCTCCAACGCGGGGAGTCTGGTCGATAAGCCGTTGACGAATGATGCTGGGTCTTCACCGAGTAGTCCCATCGGAGGGGAAAGGAGACGGGTACGTTGTTGGCATCATGTGTACGTGATCATCATGGTGTGGCTCGATGCTGACAGTAGTGTGATGTATAGTCTTCCGCGGCATCCAACGGCGGGAAATTCAGTAATCTCACGCATCATAAGCGGGGAAGTGAGGATTATGctgcgaggagggcgagtcAGACGGAGCAGAATCAGGCGGGTGAAGGGGTTATGGCGGGATGGTTCAATTCGACGTTTAGGGGCGTGCAGAAGCCGAGTGAGCAGaagccggaggagaggggGGTTATGGAATAGTTTTGATGACTGGAGGATGGGAAGGATGGGTGTATGAATATGCTGGGACACAAGGGTTGGAAGTGGAGGGTGGGAATGAGATGGAAATGATTGGTATCGGAAAGTTTTGTGTGAATGATGCAGTCGAACTGGAAGGGAAGTTACAAGATACGAGCTTACTGTGATATGATGAGACAATGAAGCCCTCGATTCTCAACACCACGCTCGTTCACCTTGGTCGCCCGTGTGTATTTGCATGAAGCCGCTGGACGCATGGAAGACATGGATTCGATGATGCTCGATCGGCTTCCTCGATCGGCTTCCTCGATCGGCTTCCTCGATCGTTATAGTGCGTTGACCAAGGTGCTTTCGCAGGGCCAACAAGCCGGTAGTTGATGGATCACATTCTCGTGATGCCGAGAGTATCGCATGGAACTCTCGAAGCTGGTAGAAGATCTGATCGTGACGGGAgatggagagagagagaaagtCGAGATCATCGCCTACCTGGTCGGATTCCACGTCTCGAGGCATCGCTTCCTCGTAGCCGACAGGCCGTTCTACCCACTGCTTCCGTCGCGACGATCGGGCCTGACCCATCATTCTTATCACAGTTGAAAGCGATGCAAGTGCAGAACAGGCGACACTCTGGCAGCAAAATGCATCTCTCGTCGACGGCAAGCCATCTCCTCAGCCATGCGATTGAGGCCATTCCAACGCGACAGCAAAAGACGACCGTGATGATCCATCAATCTAGAGAGTCTTTCTTCAGCATCCAAATGATAAAAGAGATCGATCGTGATTTTTGCGTATGCGAAGGAGGAGTTCGGTGGAGACGAGAAAAATTGCGGATTCGTGATGCTTGCGTGGCGTGACGTTCGCATGAGATCATCTTGGCAGGTACATCGCGATGGTCCATGTTGTATTCGATTCGGTCAGTGTCGTGCTTCCAAAATCTCATCAAGGTGTGTGAGAAGAAATTGCACCTGGCTGACTCGAAAGCAGACGTGATCCTTGTCGACATGGTCAGCATCAGGTCATCAGTCAAGGCATGTTCTCCTTCACCGCAATAGGCAAGTACAGTAGAATCGGGTTGCCGCCCGGGTAAAGATTGAGCCTCAGACTGATCGATCGTGTCGGGCCGGTGATCGGAGAGTCGGTGTGAACTCTTTTCTCTCAGCCCTACGTAGGCGAGGGAGGGGACGGGGGAGGCGGACGGGAGGGGAGCGCCCAAGGAGGCGATGGAAGACTCGGCAGGCACGACAAGTATGCAAGTATCCTGCACGATCCCGATCTCACGATACCTTACCTGCCAGTTGTCCATCCCTCGTGGCATCATTATTTGCTCCGAAGTCGTCAGGTCGTCAGCCCCGACTCTCCTCCGATGTGAAGCAAATCCGGCATTTCGAGCCGCATGCAGTTTAGCGCATGACCAAAGCAGCACGTTTGTGGCTTGAGCAAAGAATTTTCTCGAGGGACCCCGGAAAGTCTGAAGAGGATTTTCAGCCGCGACCGGCGCCCTTTCCGCCCCTGCCCTTGTCGAATGGCCGAGGATTCAAGGAAATTGGTGTTCTGGCCCGTTCCATGTGCACCACGCCCACACACGCGGCAACGCCTTTCGATTTCCATGACACATCTTGTCTGACCGACCCGTCCGTGCCGCTGACTGTTCTCTTGGGCCATGGGATTCCGAACCCGATATGGCTACCGCATGGGACTGACATTCCACGCGTGTCTTGCCTTGCCATTTCGCACCCACCATGGCGCGACCACCGTCTGGTTGGAAACCTGCTGTTCCACCGCCGGGATCGAGATGGGTCTGGCAAGGAGGTGTATTCCGCACGAACAAATTCAGGATTGTGTCCCTCGATCAAACGATTGAGGCCGGACGAGTGCAAGTAGGGTGGTGATGGACGGCATTCTGCTGAACCGTCGTCGTGGTGAGAGCTATATCAGGGGAAGCTGGCCAGGTTCGCATAAAGTTGTTCGGTAGAGTTGGCCAGGGTTGATGCTTCTGCTTCGATCCTAGCGCGAGGGATCCACTATGAGTCCCTTGTAGAACGAGTGGCTGACATCCCGGCCAATTGGACGCGAATGTTGAATGTTGGGGTGGAAAGACACGACGAATGTGTGCTGGTCTGACATGACTTTCTCTGGCTGGCAACGTGAGTCTGATGCGGACGGTGGAACGCGCATGGCACGCTCCTCATGGGGAAACGTGGAACATGGTCCGCTTTCGTTATATATGTCTCCCATCGCCGCCGGTTCTGCCACCGCCCATTCCCAAGACCACCCAGAGACCATCCCTACCACTACCACTCCCCCGACCATCCCCTACCTGACTAATCCTAATACCACACGGAGCATCACGACACCGTCACATTCGATACCAGATTATTGGCTACCACCCCAGCGATTGGATCTCCTGACCATCACGCCCATCCAAGTACCGCGATCAGCGACATCCCCGCCTTTGAGTCACCGATTGCAACCAGCTCTCCCTTGGAAATCGAGCTGTTCATTGGCTGCGTTCCCGCCTCCCACGCCCTTTGACAGCGCCCTTTGACATTGCTTTGTCACTTTGTGCGACCGCTGGGTCACCTACAAGAACAGTCATGGCCACCACACAGCACTTTGCGAGCTCTGCCAACGATGCTCCAATGCAGAAAATCCGCTCCCTCTATCAGGGCAACCGCCCGGACGTCAAGATCCGTCTGAATCGCGAGAGGAGTGTCTACACCACTTTGGATCAACTCGACGGCGTCGTCACCATCACATGCACCTCTGACATCTCATtcgacgatgtcgagatCGAGTTTGTAGGCACATCAAGAACATTTGTCGAGCGATTGACCACCGCGGCCGCTATCTCTGGACGATCAGAAGCTTTCCACCAGTTTTTGAAGCTGCAACAACCCGACTGCAGAGAACAATATCCCGCAGATCGTGTTTTCCGAGCCGGCCAAAAGTACGAATTCCCCTTTGTCTTTGTCGTTCCTCAGCATCTCCTCCCACGAGTATGCCAGCACAAGGCGGTCAGCCTGGCTGTGCGAGATGCCCACCTTCAATTGCCTCCAAGTTTTGGCGACCAGGAGCATGAGGATAGCAATGTCTCTGATGACATGGTCCCCGAGATGGCCAGCATTCGTTATGGAGTCTTCGCACGTGTCTCCAAGAACAAGGACGCCGCCGAGGGCGAGGCCAAACCCATCACAATCGCCAGCAAAGCCAAGCGCCTACGAGTGATTCCCGCTCACGACGAGCAACCTCCTCTCGACGTCGACGGCAAGGACTCGGAATACACCATGCGCAAGGAACGTTCCATCCGCAAGGGAGTGCTCAAAGGCAAACTCGGCACCCTCGTCATGGACGCCAACCAACCGCCCAGCATGGTCCTCCAATCCCACCCTACCTCCGACAAGCAAACCACTTCCCGCGCCACCATTCAACTCCGCTTCGATCCTGCAGACTCCTCCTGCCCACCTCCTCGCATTGGCAGCCTGACCAGCCGTCTGAAGGTGTGCACCTACTTCTCCAGCACCGCTCGCCACACTTTCCCTACGAAGTCATCCGCCATCACCGACTTGTCCCAAGGCATGCACTCGGAACAAATcaacctctcctcccgcTGCATGGCCGCAGTGGAATGGACAAAGCACGACCCGAAAAAGGCTCCATCACGCCGCGACTCCGGCatgtccatctcctccacgagCATGCTCCCTCACCCAGAGCCATCATCAACCTACAAGGCCGGATCGCCCTACTACGTTGCAGCACTCACCGTACccctcaccctcccctccaacAAATCCTTTGTCCCAACTTTCCACTCCTGCCTCGTCTCTCGGATCTACCAACTCAAATTCGAGCTGGGTCTGCAAACCGCTGGTCTGGGCGGCACGCTCGACTTGAAAGTCCCCTTCCAGCTATCCTGCGAGTCGACTTCGAACGGCGATGCGTCTCCACGCCGAGGCTCGGTCGTGACGCCCGCTGccaacgaggaggagagtgtgGATGCGTACTTTGCGCCGCGGGACGTCACCAACGGGCCTGCGCCGGCTTATGGACTCGCGGGAGGTGTGGATATGGAGGATGCGCCGCCGGGGTATAGCTCTTTCGCACCGATGAGGGCGGTC
Coding sequences:
- a CDS encoding DNA-directed RNA polymerase III subunit RPO31; its protein translation is MDNTASTDDFTSKEQVIDQVPKRIKSLQFGLLSPSDIIAQSVVPVADRNLYDLATQPGAGRSITKHGPLDQRLGTSSKNGLCGTCGQGLKECNGHFGHVKLALPCFHYGYIKKVIDALNCVCKECSRVLLPEKDKRAYLKSLRRPGLDGLRKEVLTKKISAECRKVKVCPHCSAFNGPVRKVPGHPVKMFHNKYAIYTNSNAKSKVKPAHMQAFEATFEEAIKANPEIERHMKRAADDLTPLRVLNILKKVPNADVELLGMDPHSGGRPEYMIWTSIPAPPVAIRPSVAQETASTEDDITNKLGDIIQINSLMIATLRAGQQLSKVMDMWEFLQVAVPMRVAVNMTYPERVTKHNFEKLKACVRRGDKVHPGANFIVKGRDGRRVVLRMVGLKGDLKKVADQLEIGDTVERHLEDGDIVLFNRQPSLHKLSILSHRAKIRPWRTFRLNECVCNPYNADFDGDEMNLHVPQTEEARTEATELMGVKHNLATPKNGTPIIAAIQDFITGAFLISRKDQFFNRRQFNQAVTFMYDGLQVKDPLTGETHNIEIPAPAIWKPQTLWTGKQIWDVLMKPHRHYPVNVNLEAKLKSFAPPKRKGDIDDMVDSDSYLVIRNSVTMCGGFDKATVGDGKKTSVFYVIMRDFGVDYAAAAMTRLAKLSARWLGEQGFSIGISDVYPSDKLNLRKKELVDAAYRQCDEIIDKFKKGQLERSAGCDEEQTMEILMSGILSAVRQQCGDACFAELSKFNAPLTMAKCGSKGSNINVSQMVAAVGQQIIGGKRVLDGFQDRTLPHFPKASRDPLAKGFVVDSFFSGLSPTEFIFHAMSGREGLVDTAVKTAETGYMSRRLMKSLEDLSAQYDLTVRNSSSGVVQMKFGDDGLDPVDMEGNAKPVNFDRTWMHAITSTWDNSERGLTQNEIEEMVHETLDKERAKLVRITDDGLPLPYKDATPKSTDQLEYSRTFLDDVTNYIFKHVRKLVSSQHRHRGSDDVFKLSQSALECFLYLCLRKFEKSKVEAGHAVGAVGAQSIGEPGTQMTLKTFHFAGVAGMSITQGVPRIKEIINASKSISTPVITCALDSPYEEMAGRFAKALIEKTYLGDIVDYIEDVWHAHGCYINMRVNWEQVENLGLRITMWHITEAINRSKGFKSMGVSASASESHIRVRLTLPDSSKLRKAAATKHLRFSDNDDSEVLFMQIHTLKRKLPAVVVKGYPDAARAIMKKDDKADASGREPISVLVEGYGLKACMTTDGVDGYRTKSNNVMECKDVLGIEAARKTIIDEISAVMGGMDIDPRHMQLLADVMTYKGEVLGITRFGLAKMRDSVLQLASFEKTPDHLFEAAAKMKKDDIEGVSECIIMGQVMGVGTGAMKVVRPLHLTGEVNHVGNITFKGEVKAGLAARKERARERREKLFGREGMLSGGGGRTVLVMPTTPCFAVV